ACAGCGGCCCGGTACTGAACAACACCACACTTTCAACCAGCGTCAAATGTTGCAACGAATAGATGAAACAGAGCTGACACGCCGCCAGGCACAATGCCCGCATCGCCAGCGGCTTGTACATACTGCGCGTTGGCAAACGCAATTGAGTCAACGCGAGAAACACCAGTAAAATCAGTGATGGGATGGCAAAACGCAGCACACTCAGCAGACTGAGTGGTAATACAGTAGTCAGGTACTTGGTCAGTAAACCTGTGATGGACAGGCTGGCGGTCGACGACAGCATAAACACCACAGGTAATAATTTGTTGGGCATGGAATTCTCCTTCATCTGGCGCTTATATTACGTCAGTGACAGCGGAAAAAATAACGAGTAATATTGACCAAACTTGTTAGAAAAACTTACACATGCGAAAACTACTGCCTCTTAAATCCCTGTACTCATTCATCGCTGTGGCAGAAACCGGCAGCATGACTGAAGCGGCACAGGTGCTCAATGTCAGCCACTCAGCAGTAAGCCAGGCGATTAAGTCACTGGAAAGCCAGCTTAATCAGCCGCTGTTTAACCGGGTCGGACGCAGTGTGATCCTCAATAGTGCCGGTAAAAAATATTACCGCCAGATAGCCCCGGCGCTGGAACAGATTGTCGATGCAACCGAGTCCATGCTGGTAAGTAATACCCCGAACCGCCTCACGCTCAACATGATTAACTCTCTGGCGCTGCATTGGTGGATCCCGCGCGTACCCAAATTCCAGCAGTTTGCGCCGGAAATTGATATTCGTATCTCGACCCTGACCGGTGCATTTTCACTCGAAGCTGAAGGTGTGGATGTGGCGTTGATCCACGGTATCAAAGAGGAATGGCAAGACTATTATTGTGAAAAGCTGGCGGATGATGAGCTCAGCCTGGTCGCACATCCGGAGTTAATTCAGGCACTGACCGACACCTGCACAGAGTCGGTCATTCAACATTACCCGGCCATTTTTGCCGCCAACACCCGGCGTCAGGACGACTGGAAAATATGGTGCAATGCCAATCAGGTTTGTCTGCCCAAACAGCATAAAAACCTGACGTTTACCACCTCGGCCCAGGCTGTACAGGCGACGATACGCAAACTGGGCGTTTTTGTTACCCACCGCCAGTTTGTGCGCGAAGAGATCGACCATGGTCTGCTGACCGAAATCGGCCAGGTCACTGTACATCCGAAGCAGGGGTTTTATTTTGCCTGCCAGAAAGACAAACTCACTCTTGAAAGCGTCATGTTGCTGCGTACCTGGCTGACACAGGAATTTTCATCGGCGTAATATGATTTGATTAAACTGCAGCAGAATGAGTTTTCAGCCACATCAGGTATCAGCGCCGGACATCCCCTCCCCTTAATATCTGTATTGCTATACGTAAATATCCTTAAATGTTCAAAGGTTGAATTAAGTCACATCCTTTTTTTCATACCTTGCTTCAGACAAAAAAATCTAATCTAGACTTTAATCGAGCGCGTTTACAATATAAGGATATGATACCCATGGGTAATCTGGTCGGAAGTCGACTCAGAGAGATGGCAGAACTGGGCCAGATACGCAAACAACAAATTGTGCTGTTAAGTGCTGTGATTACGGTGTTCGTGCTGGTGCTGTATACGGTGCTCGACGCTGCAAATGCAAGTTGGTGGTATCTGGGCTTTAACATTGCCTGCTCACTCCTTGTGGGTAGCAGTCTGCTCTATTCTTTCAAACACACTTTTAGTCTGGCTGGCTATGTCCTCACTGGGGTACTTTTGGCGCAGGCGGTGATTCTTTTTTTGATGGGAGAACTCCACCCCAACCGACTTTTCTGGCTGTATCCAATTATCGCAACGATCATTTTTATCAACCGCTTTCCTGTCGGCCTGCTGCTCAGTGGCGGATTTTGCCTGTTAAGCGCTCTGACCATCTATAGCCGTCACCCCAGCCTTGGCGGAGAAGCGATGGCTGCCGATCGCTTGATCATCAGTCTGCTGGTGCTAAGCCTTATCTGTAATATTTGCACCTACTTATACACGCAGGCGGCAGAGTATATTCAGTCACTTTATCAGGAAGGATTGGAAGATATGGCCTACACCGATCGCCTGACCGGCCTGGCGAATCGCTGGAGTTTTGAGAACTGGGCCAAAGGCAAGCTGGAGCAGCAAAGAAATCGGGAGTCACTGACTGCACTGGTATTTATTGATATCGATGACTTCAAAATCATTAATGACAATTATGGTCATCAGATAGGTGACCAGGTCCTGAAACACTTTGCTCAACGCCTGAAAAATAACGTCCGACACCGCGCTCAGGGGACAGATCAGGACGACTATTCGATTGCGCGCTTTGCCGGCGATGAGTTTGTCATCCTGCTCTATGGGGTGAAGAATAAACTCGATCTCGACCATATCCTTGAACGTATTAGTCACCTTTTTCATGACAAACTACAAGAAGAAAACCGCACCTTGTTTAAACAGCTCACCGTTAGTGCCGGTGCCGCTCTGTTTCCGAACGACGCCAATAACCTTGAAGAGTTGACCCGCTGCGCAGACAAGGCAATGTACGCCGCCAAGCATCATGGTAAGAATCAGTACTGCTACTACCATACATTATCTGAAACGCATCCTCTCGAAGAAAAGACAGCTCACATCACAACCACACCTCTGCACGCGGTCAGGCAGACATATACATCAACCATAAGCCAGTGATAGCAAACACCACCAGCCAGATAGCATAACGGGCCGTATTAGGTTTGTCAGGTTTGGGCTTGATCAACGGGCGCATCGCCAGCCGTCTGGCTCTGCGGGTCACTTCCACGATCGAGGGCTCTTCAATCTGTCTCAGTTCTTCACGCTTTTGCTCCGCATGATTTGCCGCACGGGTAAAACGCTGCAGCTGATCCAGCGTTAAGTCTTTGTCCGGGTCGTAACGCGGATTCTGATCCGTATGTTTGGGAAGTACCGCCATAGTGACCTCCTCACTATTATCTTTCTCTCGTTAGTCGCCATCCACTGATTTTGTTACAGCATATTGTTTCAAACTAAGTCCAAATCTTTGACTATCAAAACGGCGCGACAACGCGTGATGACACGCAAAATATCAACCACAAGTATCACGGGCTTTCAGGGCTTGGCGCTTCACCAAACAGCCACGTTAATAGACCCTATTCTTGTACGTAAAACCTATTCTGTGCTTAAAAAACCGCTGTTCTAAGTATAGTTGAGAGACAGAAATCCGTACAAATCACAAAGTTGTTCAAATATATTGAATGACTGCCTCAACTGTGAAGACTCCTCTTTCTAGTGCACTGCACTACAATTGCCCCATGTTCTACCAACGGAGAAGAACCATGAGTAAAGCAAGAGCCATTCGACAGTTGATCCCTGCACAAGCCACCTCAGACGGTGACGGCGTCAAAATTCGTCGTGTCGCAGGATTTAACAACGCGAGCTTCTCTCCATTTTTGATGGTAGATGAACTGAAATCCGATGACCGCGCCGATTATGTTGGTGGTTTTCCACCACACCCGCATCGTGGTATCGAAACCCTGACTTATATGATGCAGGGCCACTTTCAGCATCGTGACCATATGGGCAATGTCGGCGAGCTTCGCAGCGGCGGCGCACAATGGATGGCGGCTGGACGCGGTGTGATTCACAGCGAAATGCCGATTATGGAAAACGGCGATCTGCACGGTTTCCAGATTTGGATTAACCAGCCGGCTCGCGACAAGATGATCCCGGCTCGCTACCATGATTTTCAGCCGGAAAGCATCACTGAACATACTACAGAGACACTTGGCGTACTACGCGTATTAGCCGGGGATATCAATGCTAATGGTGACCAACTCCAGGGGCCACTGACACAAACCGGTGTACCGGCAACCGTCGCAGACTGGCGTGCAGGGACAGGCCATACACTGACCATGCGTACCATTGAGACCTACAACATGATGGTGTATGTCTACCAAGGAGTGATTAATATTGATGGTCATCCGGTCAAGCAAGGTGAAATGGCGATATTAACACATGGAAATCATGCAGAATTGGCAGCCATGCAAGCCAGCGGCGCACTGATTTTTTATGGTGAGCCGATTCATGAGCCAGTGGTCCATTACGGTCCGTTTGTCATGAACAGCATCGATGAAATTGAGCAAGCGATTAACGATTACAATAGCGGCA
This Vibrio ostreae DNA region includes the following protein-coding sequences:
- a CDS encoding LysR substrate-binding domain-containing protein, with protein sequence MRKLLPLKSLYSFIAVAETGSMTEAAQVLNVSHSAVSQAIKSLESQLNQPLFNRVGRSVILNSAGKKYYRQIAPALEQIVDATESMLVSNTPNRLTLNMINSLALHWWIPRVPKFQQFAPEIDIRISTLTGAFSLEAEGVDVALIHGIKEEWQDYYCEKLADDELSLVAHPELIQALTDTCTESVIQHYPAIFAANTRRQDDWKIWCNANQVCLPKQHKNLTFTTSAQAVQATIRKLGVFVTHRQFVREEIDHGLLTEIGQVTVHPKQGFYFACQKDKLTLESVMLLRTWLTQEFSSA
- a CDS encoding GGDEF domain-containing protein translates to MGNLVGSRLREMAELGQIRKQQIVLLSAVITVFVLVLYTVLDAANASWWYLGFNIACSLLVGSSLLYSFKHTFSLAGYVLTGVLLAQAVILFLMGELHPNRLFWLYPIIATIIFINRFPVGLLLSGGFCLLSALTIYSRHPSLGGEAMAADRLIISLLVLSLICNICTYLYTQAAEYIQSLYQEGLEDMAYTDRLTGLANRWSFENWAKGKLEQQRNRESLTALVFIDIDDFKIINDNYGHQIGDQVLKHFAQRLKNNVRHRAQGTDQDDYSIARFAGDEFVILLYGVKNKLDLDHILERISHLFHDKLQEENRTLFKQLTVSAGAALFPNDANNLEELTRCADKAMYAAKHHGKNQYCYYHTLSETHPLEEKTAHITTTPLHAVRQTYTSTISQ
- a CDS encoding pirin family protein, translated to MSKARAIRQLIPAQATSDGDGVKIRRVAGFNNASFSPFLMVDELKSDDRADYVGGFPPHPHRGIETLTYMMQGHFQHRDHMGNVGELRSGGAQWMAAGRGVIHSEMPIMENGDLHGFQIWINQPARDKMIPARYHDFQPESITEHTTETLGVLRVLAGDINANGDQLQGPLTQTGVPATVADWRAGTGHTLTMRTIETYNMMVYVYQGVINIDGHPVKQGEMAILTHGNHAELAAMQASGALIFYGEPIHEPVVHYGPFVMNSIDEIEQAINDYNSGIFETY